One Halarcobacter ebronensis genomic window carries:
- a CDS encoding TniB family NTP-binding protein, whose protein sequence is MNERNLTQEAFNYLDKSDEERILYCKKDKWIGYGAAVKLLEFLEDKFDDPPQIRHEGVLIYGDSINGKTAILKRMYDLHKSTLEPIENENGITYDIPIIYFQAPTTPDESKLYTRILNELCVPHKAVDKVAVKEKLAKHYLKKLGTKMILVDEIHSALTGNLNKQRTFIDDLKQLSNSLSLTIVLAGTRAAHSALSIGEETATRFPSIELPRWNNDRKYRSFVATYERCLPLKEASNMADNPEIINALFHQSEGLIGMTVNLLKKAAVKAIKSKREYITVEDIGYLPKL, encoded by the coding sequence ATGAATGAACGTAACTTAACACAAGAAGCCTTTAACTACTTAGATAAAAGTGATGAAGAGAGAATTTTATACTGTAAAAAAGATAAATGGATTGGATATGGTGCCGCGGTTAAGCTTCTTGAATTCTTAGAAGATAAATTTGATGATCCTCCACAAATAAGACATGAGGGAGTCTTAATTTATGGTGATTCTATAAATGGTAAAACAGCAATTTTAAAAAGAATGTATGATTTGCATAAAAGTACCTTGGAACCTATTGAAAATGAAAATGGGATTACTTATGATATCCCTATCATTTATTTTCAAGCTCCTACAACTCCTGATGAAAGTAAGTTATATACTCGTATTTTAAATGAATTGTGTGTCCCTCATAAAGCAGTTGATAAAGTTGCAGTAAAAGAAAAGCTCGCAAAACATTACCTAAAGAAGCTAGGAACAAAAATGATTTTAGTCGATGAAATACATAGTGCATTAACAGGAAACTTAAATAAACAACGTACTTTCATAGATGATTTAAAACAACTAAGTAATAGTTTGTCTTTAACCATTGTTTTAGCAGGTACAAGAGCTGCTCATTCTGCATTATCTATAGGAGAAGAAACAGCAACAAGATTTCCATCAATTGAACTTCCTAGATGGAACAATGATAGAAAATATCGCTCTTTTGTAGCAACATATGAAAGATGTTTACCTTTAAAAGAAGCTTCAAATATGGCAGATAATCCAGAAATTATAAATGCACTTTTTCATCAGTCTGAAGGACTTATAGGTATGACAGTAAATCTGCTGAAAAAAGCTGCGGTAAAAGCTATTAAATCTAAGCGCGAATATATAACGGTTGAAGATATAGGTTACTTACCAAAGTTGTAG
- a CDS encoding TniQ family protein encodes MKLKRNRDWVQDYFFLIVPRPLKDELLSSWLTRMAIEHRRSLSEFISLFIRHEGSAISRTDLDFLYDEKLFKHLAQKSQLSKKEIFSLSLHSEEGYLFLCDENSLYPPLQIRKLTDKRTHNGLMYCPKCLAEDKIPYFRKKWRYNFYNACLKHKVFLTDRCWRCYNKISLPKIKHEKELCICYNCEKDLRENVTIFIQSNYEYGLKAIKWFEKGLSRGYFVINKQRVKSVFVFESLTYLRFLLARKEKLNLEKFPLLEEYKTICKKLDRYNSKKALSIRKEFILNSMVYYLFQNYPTNLINFSKDNHLIYRDFTHGFKNIPFWYKEMIYELIPMQNKIGREISEREVLGAIKYLRTQKKVVNQMSVAEIVGCHFSIHKGFKNIYKSIDK; translated from the coding sequence ATGAAATTAAAGAGAAATAGAGACTGGGTTCAAGACTATTTCTTTTTAATTGTGCCCAGACCATTAAAAGATGAACTTCTTAGTTCTTGGTTAACACGCATGGCAATAGAACATAGAAGAAGTTTATCTGAATTTATTTCTTTATTTATCCGGCATGAGGGTAGTGCTATATCAAGAACAGATTTAGATTTTTTATATGATGAAAAGCTATTTAAACACTTGGCTCAAAAAAGTCAACTCTCGAAAAAAGAAATATTTAGTCTTTCCTTACATAGTGAAGAAGGTTATTTATTTTTATGTGATGAAAATAGTTTATATCCACCTTTGCAAATTAGAAAATTAACAGACAAAAGAACTCATAATGGGTTAATGTATTGTCCTAAATGTTTGGCAGAAGATAAAATACCGTACTTTAGAAAAAAGTGGAGATATAACTTTTATAACGCTTGTCTTAAACACAAAGTTTTTTTAACAGATAGGTGCTGGCGATGTTATAATAAAATTAGTTTACCCAAGATAAAACATGAAAAAGAACTTTGTATTTGTTACAACTGTGAAAAGGATTTAAGAGAAAATGTTACTATATTTATTCAATCAAATTATGAATATGGATTGAAAGCTATCAAGTGGTTTGAAAAAGGATTGAGTAGAGGATATTTTGTGATAAATAAACAAAGAGTAAAATCAGTATTTGTTTTTGAAAGTTTAACTTATCTTAGATTTTTACTTGCTAGAAAAGAAAAGTTAAATTTAGAAAAGTTTCCTTTATTGGAAGAGTATAAAACTATTTGTAAAAAACTTGATAGATACAATTCAAAAAAAGCTTTATCTATAAGAAAAGAGTTTATATTAAATTCTATGGTTTATTATCTTTTTCAAAACTATCCTACGAATTTGATAAATTTTTCAAAAGATAATCATTTGATATATAGAGATTTTACGCATGGCTTTAAAAATATTCCTTTTTGGTATAAAGAGATGATATATGAACTTATTCCTATGCAAAATAAAATTGGAAGAGAAATAAGTGAACGTGAAGTATTAGGGGCTATTAAATATTTAAGAACTCAAAAGAAAGTTGTAAATCAGATGAGTGTTGCTGAAATAGTTGGATGCCATTTTTCAATTCATAAAGGTTTTAAAAATATTTATAAAAGTATAGATAAATAA